The Drosophila teissieri strain GT53w chromosome X, Prin_Dtei_1.1, whole genome shotgun sequence genome has a segment encoding these proteins:
- the LOC122624162 gene encoding alpha-actinin, sarcomeric isoform X1: MMMENGLSMEYGDGYMEQEEEWEREGLLDPAWEKQQKKTFTAWCNSHLRKAGTAIDNIEEDFRNGLKLMLLLEVISGETLPKPDRGKMRFHKIANVNKALDFIASKGVHLVSIGAEEIVDGNLKMTLGMIWTIILRFAIQDISVEEMTAKEGLLLWCQRKTAPYKNVNVQNFHLSFKDGLAFCALIHRHRPDLIDYAKLSKDNPLENLNTAFDVAEKYLDIPRMLDPDDLINTPKPDERAIMTYVSCYYHAFQGAQQVGNVTHVPEPTRQYTYVPNNYNAETAANRICKVLKVNQENERLMEEYERLASDLLEWIRRTMPWLNSRQADNSLAGVQKKLEEYRTYRRKHKPPRVEQKAKLETNFNTLQTKLRLSNRPAYLPTEGKTVSDISNSWKGLELAEKAFEEWLLAETMRLERLEHLAQKFKHKADAHEDWTRGKEEMLQSQDFRQCKLNELKALKKKHEAFESDLAAHQDRVEQIAAIAQELNTLEYHDCVSVNARCQRICDQWDRLGALTQRRRTALDEAERILEKIDILHLEFAKRAAPFNNWLDGTREDLVDMFIVHTMEEIQGLIQAHDQFKATLGEADKEFNLIVNLVREVESIVKQHQIPGGLENPYTTLTANDMTRKWSDVRQLVPQRDQTLANELRKQQNNEMLRRQFAEKANIVGPWIERQMDAVTAIGMGLQGSLEDQLHRLKEYEQAVYAYKPNIEELEKIHQAVQESMIFENRYTNYTMETLRVGWEQLLTSINRNINEVENQILTRDSKGISQEQLNEFRSSFNHFDKNRTGRLSPEEFKSCLVSLGYSIGKDRQGDLDFQRILAVVDPNNTGYVHFDAFLDFMTRESTDTDTAEQVIDSFRILAADKPYILPDELRRELPPDQAEYCIQRMPPYKGPNGVPGALDYMSFSTALYGETDL, from the exons ACATTTACCGCCTGGTGTAACAGCCATCTGCGCAAGGCCGGTACAGCCATCGACAACATCGAGGAGGACTTCCGCAACGGCCTCaagctgatgctgctgctggaggtgATCTCCGGCGAGACGCTGCCCAAGCCCGATCGCGGCAAGATGCGCTTCCACAAGATCGCCAACGTGAACAAGGCTCTCGACTTCATCGCCTCCAAGGGCGTCCACCTGGTGTCCATTGGTGCCGAGGAGATTGTCGATGGCAACCTGAAGATGACTCTGGGTATGATCTGGACGATCATCCTGCGCTTCGCCATTCAGGACATCTCAGTGGAGGAGATGACCGCCAAGGAGGGTCTGCTGCTGTGGTGCCAGCGCAAGACGGCTCCCTACAAGAACGTCAACGTACAGAACTTCCATCTGTCGTTCAAG GATGGTCTGGCCTTCTGCGCCCTTATCCATCGCCATCGTCCAGACTTAATCGACTACGCCAAGCTGTCCAAAGACAATCCTCTGGAGAATCTTAATACTGCCTTCGATGTGGCCGAGAAGTACCTGGATATTCCTCGCATGTTGGATCCAGATG ATTTGATCAACACTCCGAAACCGGATGAACGTGCCATCATGACGTACGTCTCCTGCTACTACCACGCCTTCCAGGGAGCCCAACAGGTTGGAAATGTGACGCATGTACCCGAACCCACAAGACAATACACCTACGTCCCGAATAATTACAAT GCGGAAACCGCTGCCAACCGGATTTGCAAGGTGCTCAAGGTCAACCAGGAGAACGAACGCCTCATGGAGGAGTACGAGCGTCTGGCCAGTGAT ttGCTGGAGTGGATCCGTCGCACCATGCCCTGGTTGAACTCGCGCCAGGCCGACAACTCGCTGGCGGGTGTGCAGAAGAAGCTGGAGGAGTACCGCACCTACCGTCGCAAGCACAAGCCACCACGTGTGGAGCAGAAGGCCAAGCTGGAGACCAACTTCAACACGCTGCAGACCAAGCTGCGCCTGTCCAACCGGCCCGCTTACCTGCCCACCGAGGGCAAGACCGTGTCCGACATCTCCAACTCGTGGAAGGGCCTGGAGCTGGCCGAGAAGGCCTTTGAGGAATGGCTGCTGGCCGAGACCATGCGCCTGGAGCGCCTCGAACATCTGGCCCAGAAGTTCAAGCACAAG GCCGACGCCCACGAGGACTGGACGCGTGGCAAGGAGGAGATGCTGCAGTCGCAGGACTTCCGCCAGTGCAAGCTCAACGAGCTGAAGGCCCTGAAGAAGAAGCACGAAGCCTTTGAGTCTGACCTGGCCGCCCACCAGGATCGCGTGGAGCAGATTGCCGCCATCGCCCAGGAGCTTAA CACTCTGGAGTACCATGACTGTGTGTCGGTGAACGCCAGGTGCCAGCGCATCTGCGACCAATGGGATCGCTTGGGTGCTCTTACCCAGCGCAGGCGCACCGCCTTGGACGAGGCTGAGCGAATCCTGGAGAAGATCGACATCTTGCATTTGGAGTTCGCGAAGCGTGCGGCGCCGTTCAACAACTGGCTGGATGGTACGCGCGAGGATCTGGTGGACATGTTCATTGTGCACACCATGGAGGAAATCCAAGGCCTGATCCAGGCGCACGACCAGTTCAAGGCGACCCTCGGCGAGGCCGACAAGGAGTTCAACCTGATCGTGAACCTGGTCCGCGAAGTGGAGTCGATTGTGAAGCAGCACCAGATCCCCGGTGGCCTGGAGAACCCCTACACCACCCTGACCGCGAACGACATGACGCGCAAGTGGAGCGACGTCCGCCAGCTGGTGCCCCAACGCGACCAGACTTTGGCCAACGAGCTGCGCAAGCAGCAGAACAACGAGATGCTCCGCCGTCAGTTTGCCGAGAAGGCCAACATTGTCGGCCCCTGGATCGAGCGGCAAATGGACGCGGTCACGGCCATTGGCATGGGACTGCAGGGATCGCTGGAGGACCAACTGCACCGGCTCAAGGAGTACGAGCAGGCCGTCTACGCCTACAAGCCGAACAttgaggagctggagaagatcCACCAAGCGGTGCAGGAATCGATGATCTTCGAGAACCGATACACCAACTATACGATGGAAACGCTGCGCGTCGGCTGGGAGCAGCTGCTGACATCCATCAACCGCAACATCAACGAGGTGGAGAACCAGATTCTCACCCGCGACTCCAAGGGCATTAGCCAGGAGCAGCTGAACGAATTCCGCAGCAGCTTCAACCACTTCGACAAGAACCGCACCGGCCGCCTGTCGCCCGAGGAGTTCAAGTCGTGCCTGGTCTCACTGGGCTATTCGATTGGCAAGGATCGCCAGGGTGATCTGGACTTCCAGCGCATCCTCGCCGTCGTCGATCCCAACAACACTGGCTACGTGCACTTCGACGCCTTCCTCGATTTCATGACCCGCGAGAGCACCGATACCGACACTGCCGAACAAGTCATCGACTCCTTCCGAATCCTGGCAGCCGACAAG CCATACATTTTGCCCGACGAGCTGCGCCGCGAGTTGCCGCCAGACCAGGCCGAGTACTGCATCCAGCGCATGCCGCCCTATAAGGGACCCAACGGAGTGCCCGGCGCCCTGGACTACATGTCCTTCAGCACAGCTCTCTACGGCGAGACCGACTTGTAA
- the LOC122624162 gene encoding alpha-actinin, sarcomeric isoform X2 has translation MMMENGLSMEYGDGYMEQEEEWEREGLLDPAWEKQQKKTFTAWCNSHLRKAGTAIDNIEEDFRNGLKLMLLLEVISGETLPKPDRGKMRFHKIANVNKALDFIASKGVHLVSIGAEEIVDGNLKMTLGMIWTIILRFAIQDISVEEMTAKEGLLLWCQRKTAPYKNVNVQNFHLSFKDGLAFCALIHRHRPDLIDYAKLSKDNPLENLNTAFDVAEKYLDIPRMLDPDDLINTPKPDERAIMTYVSCYYHAFQGAQQAETAANRICKVLKVNQENERLMEEYERLASDLLEWIRRTMPWLNSRQADNSLAGVQKKLEEYRTYRRKHKPPRVEQKAKLETNFNTLQTKLRLSNRPAYLPTEGKTVSDISNSWKGLELAEKAFEEWLLAETMRLERLEHLAQKFKHKADAHEDWTRGKEEMLQSQDFRQCKLNELKALKKKHEAFESDLAAHQDRVEQIAAIAQELNTLEYHDCVSVNARCQRICDQWDRLGALTQRRRTALDEAERILEKIDILHLEFAKRAAPFNNWLDGTREDLVDMFIVHTMEEIQGLIQAHDQFKATLGEADKEFNLIVNLVREVESIVKQHQIPGGLENPYTTLTANDMTRKWSDVRQLVPQRDQTLANELRKQQNNEMLRRQFAEKANIVGPWIERQMDAVTAIGMGLQGSLEDQLHRLKEYEQAVYAYKPNIEELEKIHQAVQESMIFENRYTNYTMETLRVGWEQLLTSINRNINEVENQILTRDSKGISQEQLNEFRSSFNHFDKNRTGRLSPEEFKSCLVSLGYSIGKDRQGDLDFQRILAVVDPNNTGYVHFDAFLDFMTRESTDTDTAEQVIDSFRILAADKPYILPDELRRELPPDQAEYCIQRMPPYKGPNGVPGALDYMSFSTALYGETDL, from the exons ACATTTACCGCCTGGTGTAACAGCCATCTGCGCAAGGCCGGTACAGCCATCGACAACATCGAGGAGGACTTCCGCAACGGCCTCaagctgatgctgctgctggaggtgATCTCCGGCGAGACGCTGCCCAAGCCCGATCGCGGCAAGATGCGCTTCCACAAGATCGCCAACGTGAACAAGGCTCTCGACTTCATCGCCTCCAAGGGCGTCCACCTGGTGTCCATTGGTGCCGAGGAGATTGTCGATGGCAACCTGAAGATGACTCTGGGTATGATCTGGACGATCATCCTGCGCTTCGCCATTCAGGACATCTCAGTGGAGGAGATGACCGCCAAGGAGGGTCTGCTGCTGTGGTGCCAGCGCAAGACGGCTCCCTACAAGAACGTCAACGTACAGAACTTCCATCTGTCGTTCAAG GATGGTCTGGCCTTCTGCGCCCTTATCCATCGCCATCGTCCAGACTTAATCGACTACGCCAAGCTGTCCAAAGACAATCCTCTGGAGAATCTTAATACTGCCTTCGATGTGGCCGAGAAGTACCTGGATATTCCTCGCATGTTGGATCCAGATG ATTTGATCAACACTCCGAAACCGGATGAACGTGCCATCATGACGTACGTCTCCTGCTACTACCACGCCTTCCAGGGAGCCCAACAG GCGGAAACCGCTGCCAACCGGATTTGCAAGGTGCTCAAGGTCAACCAGGAGAACGAACGCCTCATGGAGGAGTACGAGCGTCTGGCCAGTGAT ttGCTGGAGTGGATCCGTCGCACCATGCCCTGGTTGAACTCGCGCCAGGCCGACAACTCGCTGGCGGGTGTGCAGAAGAAGCTGGAGGAGTACCGCACCTACCGTCGCAAGCACAAGCCACCACGTGTGGAGCAGAAGGCCAAGCTGGAGACCAACTTCAACACGCTGCAGACCAAGCTGCGCCTGTCCAACCGGCCCGCTTACCTGCCCACCGAGGGCAAGACCGTGTCCGACATCTCCAACTCGTGGAAGGGCCTGGAGCTGGCCGAGAAGGCCTTTGAGGAATGGCTGCTGGCCGAGACCATGCGCCTGGAGCGCCTCGAACATCTGGCCCAGAAGTTCAAGCACAAG GCCGACGCCCACGAGGACTGGACGCGTGGCAAGGAGGAGATGCTGCAGTCGCAGGACTTCCGCCAGTGCAAGCTCAACGAGCTGAAGGCCCTGAAGAAGAAGCACGAAGCCTTTGAGTCTGACCTGGCCGCCCACCAGGATCGCGTGGAGCAGATTGCCGCCATCGCCCAGGAGCTTAA CACTCTGGAGTACCATGACTGTGTGTCGGTGAACGCCAGGTGCCAGCGCATCTGCGACCAATGGGATCGCTTGGGTGCTCTTACCCAGCGCAGGCGCACCGCCTTGGACGAGGCTGAGCGAATCCTGGAGAAGATCGACATCTTGCATTTGGAGTTCGCGAAGCGTGCGGCGCCGTTCAACAACTGGCTGGATGGTACGCGCGAGGATCTGGTGGACATGTTCATTGTGCACACCATGGAGGAAATCCAAGGCCTGATCCAGGCGCACGACCAGTTCAAGGCGACCCTCGGCGAGGCCGACAAGGAGTTCAACCTGATCGTGAACCTGGTCCGCGAAGTGGAGTCGATTGTGAAGCAGCACCAGATCCCCGGTGGCCTGGAGAACCCCTACACCACCCTGACCGCGAACGACATGACGCGCAAGTGGAGCGACGTCCGCCAGCTGGTGCCCCAACGCGACCAGACTTTGGCCAACGAGCTGCGCAAGCAGCAGAACAACGAGATGCTCCGCCGTCAGTTTGCCGAGAAGGCCAACATTGTCGGCCCCTGGATCGAGCGGCAAATGGACGCGGTCACGGCCATTGGCATGGGACTGCAGGGATCGCTGGAGGACCAACTGCACCGGCTCAAGGAGTACGAGCAGGCCGTCTACGCCTACAAGCCGAACAttgaggagctggagaagatcCACCAAGCGGTGCAGGAATCGATGATCTTCGAGAACCGATACACCAACTATACGATGGAAACGCTGCGCGTCGGCTGGGAGCAGCTGCTGACATCCATCAACCGCAACATCAACGAGGTGGAGAACCAGATTCTCACCCGCGACTCCAAGGGCATTAGCCAGGAGCAGCTGAACGAATTCCGCAGCAGCTTCAACCACTTCGACAAGAACCGCACCGGCCGCCTGTCGCCCGAGGAGTTCAAGTCGTGCCTGGTCTCACTGGGCTATTCGATTGGCAAGGATCGCCAGGGTGATCTGGACTTCCAGCGCATCCTCGCCGTCGTCGATCCCAACAACACTGGCTACGTGCACTTCGACGCCTTCCTCGATTTCATGACCCGCGAGAGCACCGATACCGACACTGCCGAACAAGTCATCGACTCCTTCCGAATCCTGGCAGCCGACAAG CCATACATTTTGCCCGACGAGCTGCGCCGCGAGTTGCCGCCAGACCAGGCCGAGTACTGCATCCAGCGCATGCCGCCCTATAAGGGACCCAACGGAGTGCCCGGCGCCCTGGACTACATGTCCTTCAGCACAGCTCTCTACGGCGAGACCGACTTGTAA
- the LOC122624162 gene encoding alpha-actinin, sarcomeric isoform X3, with translation MMMENGLSMEYGDGYMEQEEEWEREGLLDPAWEKQQKKTFTAWCNSHLRKAGTAIDNIEEDFRNGLKLMLLLEVISGETLPKPDRGKMRFHKIANVNKALDFIASKGVHLVSIGAEEIVDGNLKMTLGMIWTIILRFAIQDISVEEMTAKEGLLLWCQRKTAPYKNVNVQNFHLSFKDGLAFCALIHRHRPDLIDYAKLSKDNPLENLNTAFDVAEKYLDIPRMLDPDDLQNTALPDERAVMTYVSSYYHCFSGAQKAETAANRICKVLKVNQENERLMEEYERLASDLLEWIRRTMPWLNSRQADNSLAGVQKKLEEYRTYRRKHKPPRVEQKAKLETNFNTLQTKLRLSNRPAYLPTEGKTVSDISNSWKGLELAEKAFEEWLLAETMRLERLEHLAQKFKHKADAHEDWTRGKEEMLQSQDFRQCKLNELKALKKKHEAFESDLAAHQDRVEQIAAIAQELNTLEYHDCVSVNARCQRICDQWDRLGALTQRRRTALDEAERILEKIDILHLEFAKRAAPFNNWLDGTREDLVDMFIVHTMEEIQGLIQAHDQFKATLGEADKEFNLIVNLVREVESIVKQHQIPGGLENPYTTLTANDMTRKWSDVRQLVPQRDQTLANELRKQQNNEMLRRQFAEKANIVGPWIERQMDAVTAIGMGLQGSLEDQLHRLKEYEQAVYAYKPNIEELEKIHQAVQESMIFENRYTNYTMETLRVGWEQLLTSINRNINEVENQILTRDSKGISQEQLNEFRSSFNHFDKNRTGRLSPEEFKSCLVSLGYSIGKDRQGDLDFQRILAVVDPNNTGYVHFDAFLDFMTRESTDTDTAEQVIDSFRILAADKPYILPDELRRELPPDQAEYCIQRMPPYKGPNGVPGALDYMSFSTALYGETDL, from the exons ACATTTACCGCCTGGTGTAACAGCCATCTGCGCAAGGCCGGTACAGCCATCGACAACATCGAGGAGGACTTCCGCAACGGCCTCaagctgatgctgctgctggaggtgATCTCCGGCGAGACGCTGCCCAAGCCCGATCGCGGCAAGATGCGCTTCCACAAGATCGCCAACGTGAACAAGGCTCTCGACTTCATCGCCTCCAAGGGCGTCCACCTGGTGTCCATTGGTGCCGAGGAGATTGTCGATGGCAACCTGAAGATGACTCTGGGTATGATCTGGACGATCATCCTGCGCTTCGCCATTCAGGACATCTCAGTGGAGGAGATGACCGCCAAGGAGGGTCTGCTGCTGTGGTGCCAGCGCAAGACGGCTCCCTACAAGAACGTCAACGTACAGAACTTCCATCTGTCGTTCAAG GATGGTCTGGCCTTCTGCGCCCTTATCCATCGCCATCGTCCAGACTTAATCGACTACGCCAAGCTGTCCAAAGACAATCCTCTGGAGAATCTTAATACTGCCTTCGATGTGGCCGAGAAGTACCTGGATATTCCTCGCATGTTGGATCCAGATG ATCTCCAGAATACAGCTTTGCCCGATGAGCGGGCGGTGATGACGTATGTGTCCTCGTACTATCACTGCTTCAGTGGCGCCCAAAAG GCGGAAACCGCTGCCAACCGGATTTGCAAGGTGCTCAAGGTCAACCAGGAGAACGAACGCCTCATGGAGGAGTACGAGCGTCTGGCCAGTGAT ttGCTGGAGTGGATCCGTCGCACCATGCCCTGGTTGAACTCGCGCCAGGCCGACAACTCGCTGGCGGGTGTGCAGAAGAAGCTGGAGGAGTACCGCACCTACCGTCGCAAGCACAAGCCACCACGTGTGGAGCAGAAGGCCAAGCTGGAGACCAACTTCAACACGCTGCAGACCAAGCTGCGCCTGTCCAACCGGCCCGCTTACCTGCCCACCGAGGGCAAGACCGTGTCCGACATCTCCAACTCGTGGAAGGGCCTGGAGCTGGCCGAGAAGGCCTTTGAGGAATGGCTGCTGGCCGAGACCATGCGCCTGGAGCGCCTCGAACATCTGGCCCAGAAGTTCAAGCACAAG GCCGACGCCCACGAGGACTGGACGCGTGGCAAGGAGGAGATGCTGCAGTCGCAGGACTTCCGCCAGTGCAAGCTCAACGAGCTGAAGGCCCTGAAGAAGAAGCACGAAGCCTTTGAGTCTGACCTGGCCGCCCACCAGGATCGCGTGGAGCAGATTGCCGCCATCGCCCAGGAGCTTAA CACTCTGGAGTACCATGACTGTGTGTCGGTGAACGCCAGGTGCCAGCGCATCTGCGACCAATGGGATCGCTTGGGTGCTCTTACCCAGCGCAGGCGCACCGCCTTGGACGAGGCTGAGCGAATCCTGGAGAAGATCGACATCTTGCATTTGGAGTTCGCGAAGCGTGCGGCGCCGTTCAACAACTGGCTGGATGGTACGCGCGAGGATCTGGTGGACATGTTCATTGTGCACACCATGGAGGAAATCCAAGGCCTGATCCAGGCGCACGACCAGTTCAAGGCGACCCTCGGCGAGGCCGACAAGGAGTTCAACCTGATCGTGAACCTGGTCCGCGAAGTGGAGTCGATTGTGAAGCAGCACCAGATCCCCGGTGGCCTGGAGAACCCCTACACCACCCTGACCGCGAACGACATGACGCGCAAGTGGAGCGACGTCCGCCAGCTGGTGCCCCAACGCGACCAGACTTTGGCCAACGAGCTGCGCAAGCAGCAGAACAACGAGATGCTCCGCCGTCAGTTTGCCGAGAAGGCCAACATTGTCGGCCCCTGGATCGAGCGGCAAATGGACGCGGTCACGGCCATTGGCATGGGACTGCAGGGATCGCTGGAGGACCAACTGCACCGGCTCAAGGAGTACGAGCAGGCCGTCTACGCCTACAAGCCGAACAttgaggagctggagaagatcCACCAAGCGGTGCAGGAATCGATGATCTTCGAGAACCGATACACCAACTATACGATGGAAACGCTGCGCGTCGGCTGGGAGCAGCTGCTGACATCCATCAACCGCAACATCAACGAGGTGGAGAACCAGATTCTCACCCGCGACTCCAAGGGCATTAGCCAGGAGCAGCTGAACGAATTCCGCAGCAGCTTCAACCACTTCGACAAGAACCGCACCGGCCGCCTGTCGCCCGAGGAGTTCAAGTCGTGCCTGGTCTCACTGGGCTATTCGATTGGCAAGGATCGCCAGGGTGATCTGGACTTCCAGCGCATCCTCGCCGTCGTCGATCCCAACAACACTGGCTACGTGCACTTCGACGCCTTCCTCGATTTCATGACCCGCGAGAGCACCGATACCGACACTGCCGAACAAGTCATCGACTCCTTCCGAATCCTGGCAGCCGACAAG CCATACATTTTGCCCGACGAGCTGCGCCGCGAGTTGCCGCCAGACCAGGCCGAGTACTGCATCCAGCGCATGCCGCCCTATAAGGGACCCAACGGAGTGCCCGGCGCCCTGGACTACATGTCCTTCAGCACAGCTCTCTACGGCGAGACCGACTTGTAA